The following proteins are encoded in a genomic region of Arachis ipaensis cultivar K30076 chromosome B02, Araip1.1, whole genome shotgun sequence:
- the LOC107622836 gene encoding common plant regulatory factor 1: protein MGNSEEGKSTKIEKSSSPVATDQTNQTNQQNIHVYPDWSAMQAYYGPRVNMPPYYNSAVANGHAPHPYMWGPPQPMMPPYGPPYAAIYSHGGVYAHPAVAIGPHAHGQGVPTSPAAGTPSSVETPTKLSGNTDQGLMKKLKGFDGLAMSIGNGNTGSAERGAENRLSQSVDTEGSSDGSDGNTAGTNQTRKRRRDGTPTTDGEGKTEIQDSPAPKENAANKTIATAPISITGTLAAPVVSSGMTTALELMNPASLHPRTNSPNGPQPCAVMPSEAWIQNERELKRERRKQSNRESARRSRLRKQAEAEELARKVENLTAENVSLKSEINQLSDSSEKLRVENTTLREKLKNAQLGPADEIVLNNTDSNRATPVSTENLLSRVNNNSSSDDRTAEETDFCENKSNSGAKLHQLMDTNPRADAVAAG, encoded by the exons ATGGGAAACAGTGAGGAAGGAAAATCCACCAAGATTGAAAAGTCATCTTCACCGGTAGCAACG GATCAGACCAATCAGACCAACCAGCAAAATATTCATGTTTATCCTGATTGGAGTGCCATGCAG GCATATTATGGACCAAGAGTCAACATGCCCCCATACTATAACTCGGCTGTGGCTAATGGTCATGCTCCTCATCCATACATGTGGGGACCACCACAG CCTATGATGCCACCTTATGGGCCGCCTTATGCAGCAATCTATTCGCATGGAGGGGTTTATGCTCACCCTGCAGTTGCTATT GGGCCTCATGCACATGGTCAGGGAGTTCCGACTTCGCCTGCT GCTGGGACTCCTTCAAGCGTAGAAACACCAACCAAATTATCTGGAAATACTGATCAGGGTTTAATGAAAAAATTGAAAGGATTTGATGGGCTGGCAATGTCAATAGGCAATGGCAACACTGGAAGTGCAGAGCGTGGAGCGGAAAACAGGCTATCACAGAG TGTGGACACTGAAGGTTCCAGTGATGGAAGTGATGGCAACACTGCAGGG ACtaatcaaacaaggaaaagaagACGTGATGGAACACCAACAACTG ACGGGGAAGGGAAAACTGAGATACAAGACAGTCCGGCCCCTAAAGAGAATGCAGCCAATAAGACGATTGCAACTGCCCCAATCAGTATTACAGGAACATTAGCTGCACCTGTTGTTTCTTCAGGTATGACCACAGCACTGGAGTTGATGAACCCTGCATCTCTACATCCTAGGACAAATTCCCCAAATGGGCCACAACCTTGTGCAGTTATGCCTTCAGAAGCTTGGATACAG AACGAGCGTGAGCTGAAACGTGAGAGGAGGAAACAGTCAAACCGTGAATCTGCCAGAAGGTCCAGGCTAAGGAAGCAG GCTGAGGCTGAAGAATTGGCACGAAAAGTCGAAAACTTGACTGCTGAGAATGTGTCGTTGAAATCAGAGATAAATCAATTGAGTGACAGTTCTGAGAAACTGAGGGTGGAGAATACTACATTAAGG GAAAAACTGAAAAATGCTCAACTGGGACCAGCAGATGAGATAGTTTTGAACAACACTGACAGCAACAGGGCTACCCCTGTGAGTACAGAAAACTTACTATCAAGAGTTAACAATAATTCTAGTTCTGATGATAGAACTGCTGAGGAAACTGATTTTTGTGAGAACAAATCAAACTCTGGGGCAAAGCTGCATCAACTAATGGATACAAATCCTAGAGCTGATGCTGTCGCAGCTGGTTGA
- the LOC107626600 gene encoding uncharacterized protein LOC107626600: MSRQKLFTPPSNGSGSVSGSSISKRAQDRKFNGRCLCGLGVTLLQSGTAMNPGRWFVRCPNWKNSDCNFFAWVDEIEGQWEGEGLRRALSERRMQEDVDEAEAQVKMLTRLGSFEAEFSKIRFWLMMISMAVVCNAVCTVYLILRRV, from the exons ATGTCGAGGCAAAAACTCTTTACTCCACCTTCGAATGGCAGCGGTAGTGTCTCTGGAAGCTCAATTTCAAAACGGGCGCAGGACAGGAAGTTCAATGGCAGATGTTTATGTGGGTTGGGGGTGACGCTGTTACAGTCCGGGACGGCGATGAATCCTGGGAGGTGGTTCGTCCGTTGTCCCAATTGGAAG AACTCGGACTGCAACTTCTTTGCATGGGTAGACGAAATCGAAGGGCAGTGGGAGGGTGAGGGTTTGAGGAGAGCACTGTCGGAAAGAAGGATGCAGGAAGATGTTGATGAGGCTGAGGCTCAAGTGAAGATGCTCACCAGATTAGGGAGCTTCGAAGCTGAGTTTAGCAAAATTAGGTTTTGGCTTATGATGATATCAATGGCTGTTGTTTGTAATGCTGTGTGCACTGTGTATCTGATTCTTAGGAGGGTTTGA
- the LOC107622815 gene encoding 60S ribosomal protein L5 — protein sequence MVYVKAQKSKAYFKRYQVKFKRRREGKTDYRARIRLINQDKNKYNTPKYRFVVRFTNKDIVAQITSASIAGDIVLAAAYSHELPRYGLEVGLTNYAAAYCTGLLLARRVLKMLEMDEEYQGNVEATGEDFSVEPADTRRPFRALLDVGLIRTTTGNRVFGALKGALDGGLDIPHSEKRFAGFDKEKKELDPEVHRKYIFGGHVASYMRTLQEDEPEKYQSHFSEYIKRGIEADGIETLYKKVHAAIRADPTIKKSGKPAPKEHKRYNLKKLTYEERKNKLIARLQALNSAAGGDEDDDEDDD from the exons ATG GTATATGTTAAGGCCCAGAAATCTAAGGCCTACTTCAAGAGGTATCAAGTAAAGTTTAAGAGAAGAAGAG AGGGAAAGACCGATTACAGGGCCAGGATTCGGTTGATTAACCAGGACAAGAACAAATACAACACTCCAAAGTATCGCTTTGTTGTGCGATTC ACAAACAAGGATATTGTTGCACAAATAACATCGGCTAGCATTGCTGGTGATATTGTTCTTGCAGCAGCTTATTCTCATGAATTACCCCGCTATGGTCTTGAAGTAGGCCTTACTAACTATGCTGCAG CTTATTGCACTGGACTTCTCCTTGCTCGTCGAGTCCTTAAGATGCTTGAAATGGACGAGGAGTATCAAGGAAATGTCGAGGCTACTGGTGAGGATTTCTCTGTTGAGCCTGCTGATACCAGGAGGCCATTCCGTGCTCTTCTTGATGTTGGTCTTATCAGGACCACAACTGGAAACCGTGTGTTCGGTGCCCTTAAG GGAGCTTTGGATGGGGGTTTGGATATCCCTCACAGTGAAAAGAGGTTTGCTGGTTTTGACAAAGAGAAGAAGGAGCTTGATCCCGAAGTTCACCGCAAGTATATCTTTGGTGGACATGTTGCTTCTTACATGAGG ACTTTGCAGGAAGATGAACCTGAGAAATACCAGTCACATTTCAGTGAATATATCAAGCGAGGAATAGAGGCTGATGGAATTGAGACTCTGTACAAAAAGGTTCATGCTGCCATTCGTGCTGATCCTACCATCAAGAAGTCAGGGAAACCTGCTCCTAAGGAGCACAAGAG GTACAACCTCAAGAAGCTTACCTATGAGGAGAGGAAGAATAAGTTGATTGCACGCTTGCAGGCTCTCAACTCTGCTGCAGGTggggatgaagatgatgatgaggatgacgaTTGA
- the LOC107622844 gene encoding 4-hydroxy-tetrahydrodipicolinate reductase 2, chloroplastic, with protein MATSMLKSPTKLLHNQLALSSNASSRISTRSSIVVPVSHKRRSSRLFSIVSMAASSTTPVQTFLEKSPPSQQNLGVPIMVNACTGKMGKAVINAAEAAGVYVVPVSFGCEEEAGQTFQIGEKEFLVQGPSDRETVLASIHDKYPNLIVVDYTVPSAVNANAELYCKVGVPFVMGTTGGDRDLLLKTVQDSGLYAVISPQMGKQVVAFLAAMEIMAEQFPGAFSGYNLQVMESHQASKVDASGTAKAVISCFNKLGVDFDMDEIQLIRDPKEQLEMVGVPEEHLLGHAFHMYHLTSPDDTVTFEFQHNVCGRSIYAEGTVDAVLFLAKKIEEKDNKRLYNMIDVLREGNMR; from the exons ATGGCAACCTCAATGCTGAAATCCCCAACCAAATTGCTCCACAATCAGCTCGCGCTCTCTTCCAATGCCAGTAGCAGAATCAGCACAAGGAGTAGCATCGTTGTTCCAGTTTCACACAAGAGAAGAAGCTCGCGTTTGTTCTCCATAGTGTCAATGGCtgcttcttcaaccactcctgTTCAGACTTTTCTTGAAAAGTCTCCACCTTCGCAGCAGAACCTTGGAGTCCCAATAATG GTTAATGCATGTACTGGGAAAATGGGAAAAGCTGTGATCAATGCAGCCGAAGCTGCTGGAGTGTATGTTGTTCCTGTGTCTTTTGGGTGTGAAGAGGAGGCTGGACAGACATTTCAGATTGGTGAAAAGGAGTTCCTTGTGCAAGGTCCTTCTGATAGAGAAACTGTGCTTGCATCTATCCATGATAAGTATCCGAATTTGATTGTTGTGGACTACACAGTGCCAAGTGCAGTTAATG CCAATGCAGAGTTGTACTGTAAGGTTGGGGTTCCCTTTGTGATGGGTACCACCGGAGGAGATAGGGACCTCTTGCTTAAGACTGTTCAAGACTCGGGGCTTTATGCTGTGATATCGCCACAAATGGGGAAGCAG GTAGTTGCTTTTCTTGCGGCCATGGAAATTATGGCAGAGCAATTTCCTGGTGCCTTCTCTGGGTATAACTTACAG GTAATGGAGTCTCATCAAGCAAGCAAAGTTGATGCATCTGGAACTGCGAAGGCTGTAATTTCCTGCTTCAACAAATTAGGCGTGGATTTCGATATGGATGAG ATACAATTGATCAGGGATCCAAAGGAACAACTTGAAATGGTTGGTGTCCCAGAGGAACACTTGTTAGGTCATGCTTTTCATATGTATCATTTGACATCACCGGACGACAC AGTTACATTCGAGTTCCAACACAACGTTTGCGGTAGATCAATATATGCTGAGGGTACCGTTGATGCTGTACTATTTCTTGCTAAAAAG ATTGAAGAGAAGGATAATAAAAGATTATACAACATGATTGATGTTCTTAGAGAAGGCAACATGAGATGA
- the LOC107622825 gene encoding F-box/LRR-repeat protein 12 — protein sequence MGDLSRNNATSIMHLPDDCLTVIFHGLDSPTDRESFGLTCRRWLGIHDSSRRSLQFSCSFTLLTPSSLSKKVLDIHTLHLHKLLRRFQHLESLCLSGCRELNDAGLTRLLNYGSDLQKLNLDFCLKVTDYGLSLVASGCPLLTSISLYRCPGITDLGLETLANACFLMEYANLSYCIQISDNGLKALTQACRRLKGVNISHCEGITGVGFKGCSNTLAYIEAESCMLKPDGVTGIVSGGGLEYLNVSCLSWSPLGDPLAGIGSSSSIKILNFRMCRTVSDASIAAIAKGCPLLEEWNLALCHEVSISGWQAVGLYCKNLKTLHVNRCRNLCNGSLEALRDGCKSLSTLYLSGCIRLSPVAVELFKSQRAEVCVKEEEVLSLNPPFLEFR from the coding sequence ATGGGAGATCTTTCTAGAAATAATGCAACCTCAATCATGCACCTTCCAGATGATTGCCTCACTGTTATCTTCCATGGTTTAGATAGTCCCACGGATCGTGAATCATTTGGCTTGACTTGTCGTCGATGGCTAGGCATTCATGATTCCAGTCGCCGGTCATTGCAATTTTCGTGTTCATTCACTTTGTTAACTCCTTCCTCTTTGTCCAAAAAGGTTCTTGACATTCACACACTCCATCTTCATAAGCTGCTAAGGCGCTTTCAGCATTTAGAATCTTTATGCTTATCTGGCTGCAGAGAGCTAAATGATGCAGGATTGACTCGTTTGCTCAACTACGGCTCGGATTTGCAGAAACTTAATTTAGATTTTTGCTTGAAAGTCACTGACTATGGACTGTCCTTGGTTGCTTCTGGTTGTCCCCTATTAACATCGATTAGTCTTTATCGATGCCCGGGTATTACCGACTTGGGATTGGAGACTTTAGCCAATGCTTGCTTCCTTATGGAATATGCAAACCTCTCCTACTGCATACAAATATCTGACAATGGTTTAAAGGCTCTTACGCAGGCTTGTCGCCGCCTTAAAGGGGTTAACATATCACATTGTGAGGGCATAACTGGTGTTGGCTTTAAGGGATGTTCAAACACTCTTGCATACATAGAGGCTGAATCTTGTATGCTTAAGCCGGATGGGGTAACCGGAATTGTTAGTGGTGGCGGATTAGAGTATCtcaatgtttcttgtttgagttggTCTCCACTTGGAGATCCCTTGGCCGGAATAGGATCTTCCTCGAGCATTAAAATCCTAAACTTTCGAATGTGCAGGACTGTTTCCGATGCCTCAATCGCAGCGATTGCCAAGGGATGTCCACTACTTGAAGAGTGGAACTTAGCCTTGTGCCATGAGGTTAGCATATCTGGATGGCAAGCAGTGGGGTTATACTGTAAGAACTTGAAGACATTACATGTTAACCGCTGTCGCAATCTTTGCAACGGTAGCCTAGAGGCGTTGCGAGACGGTTGTAAGAGTCTGTCCACTCTATACTTGAGCGGTTGTATTCGCCTTTCGCCTGTCGCAGTAGAGTTGTTTAAGTCTCAGAGAGCTGAGGTTTGTGTGAAGGAGGAAGAGGTTTTGTCTTTAAACCCACCTTTCTTGGAATTCAGATGA
- the LOC107626599 gene encoding uncharacterized protein At4g08330, chloroplastic has translation MHRKQENHDIEINGYFLPMDDTTQFHPLKRATPTSTLSSIRRLSSALEVFYECCGSCGYPLNLSSSNRITSNIASQYQKSVKKGSISFSSVDLSRFTQVDEINCFPVPWFGHRSKTKLLCRKCGVHIGYGYDRETPVLCGFESPISSSSRKFAIKIRSLQPSSEES, from the exons ATGCATCGAAAACAAGAAAACCATGACATAGAGATCAACGGTTACTTCTTACCTATGGATGACACCACGCAATTCCACCCGCTGAAACGAGCCACACCAACAAGCACCCTCTCTTCAATACGGAGATTATCGTCGGCCTTGGAGGTTTTCTATGAGTG TTGTGGCTCTTGTGGATACCCTTTGAATTTGTCATCATCGAACCGAATCACATCTAACATTGCATCTCAGTATCAAAAGTCtgttaagaaaggatcaatctctTTTTCTTCAGTTGATCTTAGCCGATTTACACAGGTTGATGAAATAAATTGTTTTCCTGTCCCTTGGTTTGGTCATCGTTCGAAGACTAAATTGCTCTGCCGCAAGTGTGGGGTTCATATTGGTTATGGTTATGATAGAGAAACACCTGTTCTTTGTGGATTTGAATCTCCTATTTCATCTAGCTCTAGAAAATTTGCCATAAAGATTCGTTCATTACAACCCTCTTCAGAAGAATCTTGA